CTGCACGAGCGCGCCGTCGTACGGCGGCGTCGCGAGGAACGCCAGGTCGCGGCACAGGTGGTAGCGGCCGGCGCGGCAGTCCTCGCAGTCCCGGCAGGGGGTGCCCGGCTCGATGGCGACGCGGTCGCCCACCCGCACGCGCGTGACGTCGGGGCCGACGGCGATCACCTCGCCGGCGGTCTCGTGCCCGAGGATCATCGGGCCCTCGACCACCCAGTCGCCGATCCGTCCCGCCGTGAAGTACGCCGTGTCGGATCCGCACACGCCGACCGCCTCGATCCGCACGACCGCCTCGCGGGCGCCCGGCACCGGATCGGGCACGTCCCGGACGTCGATCCGGCCGATCTCGGTCATGACGGCCGCGAGGTTCGTCACGCCTGCTCCCGCCGCGCGGCGTACTGCTCGCGGATGACCGGGCGCGGGTCGCCGACGGGCTCGGCGAGGAGCGCGACGGGCCAGGCCGGGCGCTGCCCGGTGAGGGCCCACGCGGCCTGCGCCGCGGCGCCGAGCGCGACGTACTCGCCGGGCTCGGGCCGGGCCACCGGCACGTCGAACACCTGCGTCGCGATCGTGGCGACGGCCTCGCTCTGCGCGGCGCCGCCGATCAGCAGGACGCGCTCGGCCTGCACCCCCAGCGAGAGCACCGCGTCGAGGCCCTCCGCGAGCCCGCAGAGCACCCCCTCGATCGCCGCGCGTGCCAGGTTCTCGCGGGTGGTGGACGCGAGGGTCATGCCGAACAGCGTGGCCGTGGCGTCGGGTCGGTTCGGGGTGCGCTCGCCCTCGAACCACGGCTGCAGCACGAGCCCGTCCGCGCCCGGCGAAGCCGCCAGGGCGAGGCGCGCGAACTCCGCGTGATCCACCCCGAGCAGGCTGGCGGTGGCGTCGAGCACCCGGGCGGCGTTGATCGTGGTGACGATCGGCAGGAAGCCGCCCGCCGCGTCCGCGAAGCCCGCGACCGTGCCGGTCTCGTCGCGGATCGGCACGTCGGTGACCGCCGTGACGGTGCCCGAGGTGCCGATCGACACGACGACGTCGCCCGTGGCGGCGCCGAGCCCCAGGGCGGCGGCGGCGTTGTCGCCGGCGCCCGCCGCGACGCGCAGGCCGCCCGGCCCCTCCACCCAGCCGTCGGGCGGCAGCACGCGGGGCAGCACCACGTCGCTCGCGTCGCGCCGCAGGGCGAGCGAGAGCAGCTCGCGGTCGTACGCGCCCGACACGGGGTCGAAGTACGCGGTGCCGCTGGCCTCCGACCGGTCCGTGACGAGCTCTTCCAGGACGGGCCCGAGCTCCGTTTCGGGCCCGTAGCCCCGCAGCCGCCATGTGAGCCAGTCGTGGGGGAGCGCCACCGCCGCGATGCGCGCGGCACCCGCGGGCTCGGCGTCGGCGAGCCAGCGCAGCTTCGTCGCGGTGAACGAGGCCACCGGCACGAGGCCGGTGCGGCGCACATACTCCGCCGCACCGACCTCGTCCGTCAGCACGCTCGCCGCGGCGGCGGACCGGGTGTCGTTCCACAGCAGGGCCGGGCGGATCACCCGGCCCTCCGCGTCGAGCGCCACCATGCCGTGCTGCTGGCCGCCGATCGCGACGGCCGCGACGTCGCCGAGCCCCCCGGCCTCGGCGATCGCCGCGGTCATCGCCTCCCACCAGAACGCGGGATCGACCTCGGTGCCGTCGGGATGCGACGCGCGACCCGTGCGCACGATGGCGCCGGTGTCGAGATCGCGGATGACGACCTTGCAGCTCTGGGTCGAGGAATCGATCCCCGCGACGAGCGTCATGGGATCAGCGGGCGCCGAGCAGGTGCTCGGTGGCGAGCTGCTGCAGGCGCACGAAGCCGAAGCCGTGGCCGCCGAGGTAGGCGGCGGCGTCGAAGTCCTCGAAGGCCGAGCGGTCGGCCAGTAGGTCGTCGTACGACTCGCCCTCGTTCAGCGTGGGCGTGCGCAGCTCATCGACCTTCGCGGCCCGGAGCGCCTCCTGCACCTCGGGGTCGGCGCGGAAGGCGTCGGCCCGCTCCTTGAGCAGCAGGTACGTGCGCATGTTGGCCGAGACCGAGTCCCAGATGCCCTGCTCGTCCTCGGTGCGGCTCGGCTTGTAGTCGAAGTGACGGGGGCCGTCGTAGGCGGGGCCGCCACCCGGCGCGCCGTGCTCGAGCAGGTCGACGAGCGCGAAGGCGTTGTGCAGGTCGCCGTGGCCGAACACGAGGTCCTGGTCGTACTTGATGCCCCGCTGGCCGTTGAGGTCGATGTGGAACAGCTTGCCGTGGTACAGCGCCTGGGCGATGCCGGCGGCGAAGTTCAGGCCCGCCATCTGCTCGTGCCCGACCTCGGGGTTCAGGCCCACCATCTCGGGGCGCTCGAGCGAGTTGATGAAGGCGATCGCGTGGCCGAGCGTGGGCAGCAGGATGTCGCCGCGCGGCTCGTTGGGCTTCGGCTCGATCGCGAAGCGCAGGTCGTAGCCCTTGTCGACCACGTACTGGCCGAGCAGGTCGACGGCCTCCTTGTAGCGGGCGAGCGCGGCCTGGATGTCCTTGGCCGAGTCGTACTCGGCGCCCTCGCGGCCACC
This genomic interval from Microbacterium sediminis contains the following:
- the xylA gene encoding xylose isomerase encodes the protein MSITPTKADRFSFGLWTVGYNGTDPFGGPTRPALDVVHVVEKLAELGAYGLTFHDDDLFAFGSTDAERQTQIDRLKQAMADTGIVVPMVTTNLFSAPVFKDGGFTSNDRQVRRFALRKVLRNIDLAAELGAKTFVMWGGREGAEYDSAKDIQAALARYKEAVDLLGQYVVDKGYDLRFAIEPKPNEPRGDILLPTLGHAIAFINSLERPEMVGLNPEVGHEQMAGLNFAAGIAQALYHGKLFHIDLNGQRGIKYDQDLVFGHGDLHNAFALVDLLEHGAPGGGPAYDGPRHFDYKPSRTEDEQGIWDSVSANMRTYLLLKERADAFRADPEVQEALRAAKVDELRTPTLNEGESYDDLLADRSAFEDFDAAAYLGGHGFGFVRLQQLATEHLLGAR
- a CDS encoding FGGY family carbohydrate kinase, with protein sequence MTLVAGIDSSTQSCKVVIRDLDTGAIVRTGRASHPDGTEVDPAFWWEAMTAAIAEAGGLGDVAAVAIGGQQHGMVALDAEGRVIRPALLWNDTRSAAAASVLTDEVGAAEYVRRTGLVPVASFTATKLRWLADAEPAGAARIAAVALPHDWLTWRLRGYGPETELGPVLEELVTDRSEASGTAYFDPVSGAYDRELLSLALRRDASDVVLPRVLPPDGWVEGPGGLRVAAGAGDNAAAALGLGAATGDVVVSIGTSGTVTAVTDVPIRDETGTVAGFADAAGGFLPIVTTINAARVLDATASLLGVDHAEFARLALAASPGADGLVLQPWFEGERTPNRPDATATLFGMTLASTTRENLARAAIEGVLCGLAEGLDAVLSLGVQAERVLLIGGAAQSEAVATIATQVFDVPVARPEPGEYVALGAAAQAAWALTGQRPAWPVALLAEPVGDPRPVIREQYAARREQA